From a single Kitasatospora azatica KCTC 9699 genomic region:
- a CDS encoding 2'-5' RNA ligase family protein has protein sequence MDPSAALGGDALPQGATTGTSLTIGVAVTVPEPFGSAIQDARAGLGDPLARAIPTHVTLLPPTEIPVARLPEVRGHLAAVAAAHRPFRMLLHGSGTFRPVSPVVFVRVEAGAQECRELEASIRSGPLARELAFPYHPHVTVAHALPEAALDAAFAEARAFHAAFAVPGFTLSWFGEDAVWRPWRSYAFANTQL, from the coding sequence ATGGACCCGTCCGCTGCCCTCGGTGGTGACGCCCTCCCGCAGGGCGCCACCACCGGCACCTCGCTGACCATCGGGGTCGCGGTGACGGTGCCGGAACCGTTCGGCTCGGCGATCCAGGACGCCCGGGCCGGACTCGGTGATCCGCTGGCCCGGGCGATACCCACGCATGTGACGCTGCTGCCGCCGACCGAGATTCCGGTCGCGCGGCTGCCCGAGGTGCGCGGGCACCTGGCGGCGGTGGCGGCGGCGCACCGGCCGTTCCGCATGCTGCTGCACGGCAGCGGGACCTTCCGCCCGGTCTCCCCGGTGGTCTTCGTCCGGGTCGAGGCGGGCGCCCAGGAGTGCCGCGAGCTGGAGGCGTCGATCCGCTCCGGGCCGCTGGCACGGGAGTTGGCCTTTCCGTACCACCCGCATGTGACCGTGGCGCACGCGCTGCCGGAGGCGGCGCTGGACGCCGCCTTCGCCGAGGCGCGGGCCTTCCACGCGGCTTTCGCGGTGCCCGGGTTCACACTCTCCTGGTTCGGCGAGGACGCGGTCTGGCGGCCGTGGCGCAGTTACGCTTTCGCGAATACGCAACTTTAG
- the purH gene encoding bifunctional phosphoribosylaminoimidazolecarboxamide formyltransferase/IMP cyclohydrolase, with product MSAASNTAPVSENVRPIRRALISVYDKTGLEELAQGLHAAGVAIVSTGSTAGRIAAAGVPVTEVSELTGFPECLDGRVKTLHPRVHAGVLADLRLESHRAQLAELDIEPFDLVVVNLYPFTATVASGATPDECVEQIDIGGPSMVRAAAKNHPSVAVVVDPARYADVLKAVNEGGFDLLTRKRLAGAAFAHTAAYDVAVAQWFETSGYTESEEPFPSFLGATWERSNVLRYGENPHQQAALYTDGTGGLASAEQLHGKEMSYNNYVDTDAARRAAYDHERPAVAIIKHANPCGIAVGADVAEAHRKAHACDPLSAFGGVIAVNRPVTVELAEQIAPIFTEVVVAPDYEEGAVEVLARKKNIRVLRAPEAPCERREARRISGGLLFQQVDKVDAPGDDPSTWTLATGEALSAAELADLSFAWTACRAVKSNAILLAKDGASVGVGMGQVNRVDSAKLAVERAGERAQGSFAASDAFFPFADGLQILLDAGVKAVVQPGGSVRDEEVVAAAAAAGVTMYFTGTRHFFH from the coding sequence ATGAGCGCCGCCTCCAACACGGCCCCCGTCTCCGAGAACGTCCGCCCGATCCGTCGCGCGCTGATCAGCGTGTACGACAAGACCGGCCTGGAGGAGCTGGCCCAGGGCCTGCACGCCGCCGGGGTCGCCATCGTCTCCACCGGTTCGACGGCCGGCCGGATCGCCGCCGCCGGGGTGCCGGTGACCGAGGTCTCCGAGCTGACCGGCTTCCCGGAGTGCCTGGACGGGCGCGTGAAGACGCTGCACCCCCGGGTGCACGCCGGTGTGCTCGCCGACCTGCGCCTGGAGTCGCACCGCGCGCAGCTGGCCGAGCTCGACATCGAGCCCTTCGACCTGGTCGTGGTGAACCTCTACCCGTTCACCGCCACCGTCGCCTCCGGCGCCACCCCGGACGAGTGCGTGGAGCAGATCGACATCGGTGGCCCCTCGATGGTCCGCGCCGCCGCCAAGAACCACCCCTCGGTGGCCGTGGTGGTCGACCCGGCCCGCTACGCCGACGTGCTGAAGGCCGTCAACGAGGGCGGCTTCGACCTGCTGACCCGCAAGCGGCTGGCCGGCGCGGCCTTCGCGCACACCGCCGCCTACGACGTCGCGGTGGCCCAGTGGTTCGAGACCTCCGGCTACACCGAGTCCGAGGAGCCCTTCCCGTCCTTCCTCGGCGCCACCTGGGAGCGCTCGAACGTCCTGCGCTACGGCGAGAACCCGCACCAGCAGGCGGCCCTCTACACCGACGGCACTGGTGGCCTGGCCTCCGCCGAGCAGCTGCACGGCAAGGAGATGTCGTACAACAACTACGTCGACACCGATGCCGCCCGCCGCGCCGCCTACGACCACGAGCGCCCGGCCGTGGCGATCATCAAGCACGCCAACCCGTGCGGCATCGCGGTCGGCGCCGATGTCGCCGAGGCGCACCGCAAGGCACACGCCTGCGACCCGCTGTCGGCCTTCGGCGGGGTGATCGCGGTCAACCGCCCGGTCACCGTGGAGCTGGCCGAGCAGATCGCGCCGATCTTCACCGAGGTCGTCGTCGCGCCGGACTACGAGGAGGGCGCCGTCGAGGTGCTCGCCCGGAAGAAGAACATCCGGGTGCTGCGGGCCCCCGAGGCCCCCTGCGAGCGCCGTGAGGCCCGCCGGATCAGCGGCGGCCTGCTCTTCCAGCAGGTGGACAAGGTGGACGCCCCCGGCGACGACCCGTCGACCTGGACCCTGGCCACCGGCGAGGCGCTCTCCGCGGCCGAGCTGGCCGACCTCTCCTTCGCCTGGACGGCCTGCCGGGCCGTCAAGTCCAACGCGATCCTGCTGGCCAAGGACGGCGCCTCGGTTGGCGTCGGCATGGGCCAGGTGAACCGGGTCGACTCCGCGAAGCTGGCCGTCGAGCGGGCCGGCGAGCGCGCCCAGGGCTCCTTCGCCGCCTCCGACGCCTTCTTCCCGTTCGCCGACGGCCTGCAGATCCTGCTGGACGCGGGCGTCAAGGCGGTTGTGCAGCCCGGCGGTTCGGTCCGTGACGAGGAGGTCGTGGCGGCCGCCGCGGCGGCCGGGGTGACCATGTACTTCACCGGGACCCGGCACTTCTTCCACTGA
- a CDS encoding DUF2752 domain-containing protein: MSTPVRAARAARTEPGGLGSRLLQTALRGAGAAVAALTVAVLHDVHDPGVLCPLRRFTGIPCPACGSTTVFIEAGHGHWLGALTANPVTLVAVLGLLTAPLGGGSWWWSLTSRRRGLLIAAGLATAWIWQLNRLGVALS; encoded by the coding sequence GTGAGCACGCCGGTCCGGGCCGCCAGGGCCGCCAGGACCGAACCGGGTGGGCTCGGCTCCCGTCTGCTGCAGACCGCACTGCGCGGCGCGGGGGCGGCCGTCGCCGCGCTCACGGTCGCCGTCCTGCACGACGTGCACGACCCGGGAGTGCTCTGTCCACTGCGCCGGTTCACCGGCATCCCGTGCCCGGCCTGCGGCAGCACGACCGTCTTCATCGAGGCCGGACACGGCCACTGGCTCGGCGCCCTGACGGCCAATCCGGTCACCCTGGTCGCGGTGCTCGGCCTGCTCACCGCCCCGCTGGGCGGCGGCAGCTGGTGGTGGTCCCTGACGTCGCGTCGGCGCGGTCTGCTGATCGCGGCCGGGCTGGCCACGGCCTGGATCTGGCAGCTCAACCGCCTGGGTGTCGCGCTGTCATGA
- a CDS encoding hemolysin family protein — protein sequence MNETLQDAALVLVFIVLGGLFNIAEISLISLREGQIRALAERGTKRAARAAHLAADPNRFLAAVQVGVTCMGFLSAAFGADTLAGKLSPVFVRMGLSEGVADAVALVGLTLVISYISLVLGELTPKRIGLQRAESIALLAAPVVDVMSVALRPVIWLLGRSTNLMVRLFGGDPKAGRGSMSSEELRGLVAANTELGSDERALIADVFAAGERQLREVMVPRTEVTFLDADQPLTEVREETSTSPHSRYPVVEGSYDAVVGFVHVRDLYRARGERALRVREIARPVKLLPATKKVLEAMSEMRREGHHLAMVVDEYGGTAGIVTLEDLVEEVIGEIRDEYDAQETTATRRLAGGGVEVNGLLNLPDFAEETGVTLPEGPYETVAGYVVAELGELPSVGDAVCTEEGLLLTVAALDGRRIDRVRVSAERTGPSGADRSSEPPNEAGS from the coding sequence GTGAACGAAACCCTCCAGGACGCGGCTCTCGTCCTGGTCTTCATCGTCCTGGGCGGCCTCTTCAACATCGCCGAGATCTCGCTGATCTCGCTGCGCGAGGGCCAGATCCGGGCCCTCGCCGAGCGCGGCACCAAACGCGCCGCGCGGGCCGCCCACCTCGCCGCCGATCCGAACCGGTTCCTGGCCGCCGTGCAGGTCGGGGTGACCTGCATGGGCTTCCTGTCGGCCGCCTTCGGCGCCGACACGCTGGCCGGCAAGCTCTCCCCGGTCTTCGTCCGGATGGGCCTGTCGGAGGGGGTCGCGGACGCCGTGGCGCTGGTCGGGCTGACCCTGGTGATCTCCTACATCTCGCTGGTGCTGGGGGAGTTGACGCCCAAGCGGATCGGCCTGCAGCGGGCCGAGTCGATCGCGCTGCTGGCCGCGCCGGTGGTGGACGTGATGTCGGTGGCGCTGCGGCCGGTGATCTGGCTGCTCGGCCGGTCCACCAACCTGATGGTCCGGCTGTTCGGCGGCGACCCCAAGGCCGGGCGCGGCAGCATGAGTTCGGAGGAGCTGCGGGGTCTGGTGGCGGCCAACACCGAGCTGGGCAGCGACGAGCGGGCGCTGATCGCGGACGTCTTCGCGGCCGGTGAGCGCCAGCTGCGCGAGGTGATGGTGCCGCGCACCGAGGTCACCTTCCTGGACGCCGACCAGCCGCTCACCGAGGTCCGCGAGGAGACCAGCACCTCGCCGCACTCGCGCTACCCGGTGGTGGAGGGCTCCTACGACGCGGTGGTCGGTTTCGTCCACGTCCGCGACCTGTACCGGGCCCGTGGCGAGCGGGCGCTGCGGGTGCGCGAGATCGCCCGTCCGGTGAAGCTGCTGCCGGCCACCAAGAAGGTGCTGGAGGCGATGAGCGAGATGCGCCGGGAGGGCCACCACCTGGCCATGGTGGTGGACGAGTACGGCGGCACCGCCGGCATCGTCACCCTGGAGGACCTGGTCGAGGAGGTGATCGGCGAGATCCGGGACGAGTACGACGCGCAGGAGACCACCGCGACCCGGCGGCTGGCCGGCGGCGGGGTCGAGGTGAACGGCCTGCTGAACCTGCCCGACTTCGCCGAGGAGACCGGGGTCACGCTGCCCGAGGGGCCGTACGAGACGGTGGCCGGCTACGTGGTCGCCGAACTGGGTGAACTGCCCTCGGTGGGCGACGCGGTGTGCACCGAGGAGGGCCTGCTGCTGACCGTGGCGGCGCTGGACGGCCGGCGGATCGACCGGGTTCGGGTGAGCGCGGAACGCACCGGCCCGTCGGGCGCCGATCGCTCGTCGGAACCTCCAAACGAAGCCGGGTCCTGA
- a CDS encoding malate dehydrogenase codes for MTRTPVNVTVTGAAGQIGYALLFRIASGHLLGADVPVNLRLLEIPQGLKAAEGVAMELDDCAFPLLRDITITDQAATAFDGANVALLVGARPRTAGMERGDLLAANGGIFGPQGKAINDNAADDIKVLVVGNPANTNALIAQRNAPDVPADRFTAMTRLDHNRAVAQLAKKAGVTVEDVKKVTIWGNHSATQYPDLFHAEVAGKGGFEATGSDLEWVKTDFIPTVAKRGAAIIEVRGASSAASAANAAIDHVHTWVNGTPAGDWTSMGIVSDGSYGVPAGLISSFPVTCKDGKYEIVQGLEISEFSRPLIDASVKELADERDEVTKLGLI; via the coding sequence ATGACTCGCACCCCCGTCAACGTCACCGTCACCGGAGCGGCCGGTCAGATCGGCTACGCGCTGCTCTTCCGCATCGCCTCGGGCCACCTGCTCGGTGCGGACGTGCCGGTGAACCTGCGCCTGCTGGAGATCCCGCAGGGCCTCAAGGCCGCCGAGGGCGTCGCGATGGAGCTCGACGACTGCGCCTTCCCGCTGCTGCGCGACATCACCATCACCGACCAGGCCGCCACCGCCTTCGACGGCGCCAACGTGGCGCTGCTGGTCGGCGCCCGGCCGCGCACCGCCGGCATGGAGCGCGGCGACCTGCTCGCGGCCAACGGCGGCATCTTCGGCCCGCAGGGCAAGGCCATCAACGACAACGCCGCGGACGACATCAAGGTCCTGGTGGTCGGCAACCCGGCCAACACCAACGCCCTGATCGCCCAGCGCAACGCCCCCGACGTGCCGGCCGACCGGTTCACCGCGATGACCCGCCTGGACCACAACCGCGCGGTCGCCCAGCTCGCCAAGAAGGCCGGCGTCACCGTCGAGGACGTCAAGAAGGTCACCATCTGGGGCAACCACTCCGCCACCCAGTACCCGGACCTGTTCCACGCCGAGGTCGCCGGCAAGGGCGGCTTCGAGGCCACCGGCTCGGACCTGGAGTGGGTGAAGACGGACTTCATCCCGACCGTCGCCAAGCGCGGTGCGGCGATCATCGAGGTGCGCGGCGCCTCCTCGGCGGCCTCGGCCGCCAACGCCGCCATCGACCACGTCCACACCTGGGTCAACGGCACCCCGGCCGGCGACTGGACCTCGATGGGCATCGTCTCCGACGGCTCCTACGGCGTGCCGGCCGGCCTGATCTCCTCCTTCCCGGTCACCTGCAAGGACGGCAAGTACGAGATCGTCCAGGGCCTGGAGATCTCCGAGTTCTCCCGTCCGCTGATCGACGCCTCGGTCAAGGAGCTCGCCGACGAGCGCGACGAGGTCACCAAGCTCGGCCTGATCTGA
- a CDS encoding bifunctional methylenetetrahydrofolate dehydrogenase/methenyltetrahydrofolate cyclohydrolase: MTAQILDGKATAAAIKSELAVRVAALKERGITPGLGTVLVGDDPGSHSYVRGKHRDCAQVGIASIQVELPATATQADVEAKVRELNEDPACTGYIVQLPLPKGLDANPVLELMDPNKDADGLHPTSLGRLALGIEGPLPCTPYGIVELLRRHEVELNGADVVVVGRGVTVGRSIGLLLTRKSENATVTLCHTGTRDLSEHLRRADIIVAAAGVPYLVKAEDVRPGAAVLDVGVSRTEAGLVGDVHPAVAEVAGWLSPNPGGVGPMTRAMLLNNIVEAAERQAAE; the protein is encoded by the coding sequence ATGACTGCCCAGATTCTCGATGGCAAGGCCACCGCGGCCGCGATCAAGTCCGAACTCGCCGTCCGCGTGGCGGCCCTCAAGGAGCGGGGCATCACGCCCGGCCTCGGCACCGTGCTGGTCGGCGACGACCCCGGCAGCCACTCCTACGTGCGCGGCAAGCACCGCGACTGCGCCCAGGTCGGCATCGCCTCGATCCAGGTCGAGCTGCCCGCCACCGCCACCCAGGCCGACGTCGAGGCCAAGGTCCGCGAGCTCAACGAGGACCCGGCCTGCACCGGCTACATCGTCCAGCTCCCGCTGCCCAAGGGCCTGGACGCCAACCCGGTGCTCGAGCTGATGGACCCGAACAAGGACGCCGACGGCCTGCACCCCACCTCGCTGGGCCGCCTCGCGCTCGGCATCGAGGGCCCGCTGCCCTGCACCCCGTACGGCATCGTGGAGCTGCTGCGCCGGCACGAGGTGGAGCTCAACGGCGCCGACGTGGTGGTGGTCGGCCGCGGCGTCACGGTCGGCCGCTCGATCGGCCTGCTGCTGACCCGCAAGAGCGAGAACGCGACCGTGACGCTCTGCCACACCGGCACCCGCGACCTCTCCGAGCACCTGCGCCGGGCCGACATCATCGTGGCCGCCGCGGGCGTGCCCTACCTGGTCAAGGCCGAGGACGTGCGACCGGGCGCGGCCGTGCTGGACGTCGGCGTCTCGCGCACCGAGGCGGGCCTGGTCGGCGACGTGCACCCGGCGGTGGCCGAGGTGGCCGGCTGGCTGTCGCCCAACCCGGGTGGTGTCGGGCCGATGACCCGCGCCATGCTGCTCAACAACATCGTCGAAGCGGCCGAGCGCCAGGCCGCCGAGTAG
- a CDS encoding DUF3017 domain-containing protein → MSAERTGRSSRRRPVRTTGTLPPEGSGAAMDRGHSLPIRQWPITLVLAVVAIGLVVTWADDFRYGLLVIGGGLGLGAVLRLVVPEVGMLAVRSRFTDVLVLLLFGGAIVLLALVAQQDPWLHLSKLEDVGKYIGRKH, encoded by the coding sequence ATGAGCGCGGAACGAACGGGCCGGTCCTCGCGCCGCCGACCGGTCAGGACCACCGGGACGCTGCCGCCGGAGGGCTCGGGTGCGGCCATGGACCGCGGCCACTCGCTGCCGATCCGGCAGTGGCCGATAACGCTGGTGCTGGCGGTGGTGGCGATCGGACTGGTCGTCACCTGGGCCGACGACTTCAGGTACGGGCTGCTGGTGATCGGCGGCGGCCTGGGGCTGGGCGCGGTCCTGCGGCTGGTGGTGCCCGAGGTCGGGATGCTGGCCGTGCGCAGCCGGTTCACCGACGTGCTGGTGCTGCTGCTGTTCGGCGGCGCGATCGTGCTGCTGGCACTGGTGGCCCAGCAGGACCCGTGGCTGCACCTGTCGAAGTTGGAGGACGTCGGCAAGTACATCGGCCGCAAGCACTGA
- the purN gene encoding phosphoribosylglycinamide formyltransferase, which translates to MAAASTLAFPPPSDRPARLVVLVSGSGTNLQALIDAVADPAFGAEIVAVGADRDGIAGLERAEKAGIPTFVHRVKDHAGRADWDAALTASVQSWQPDLVVTAGFMKILGAGFIAAYAGRIVNTHPALLPAFPGAHGVTDALAYGVKVTGCTVHLVDAGVDTGPIIAQGVVEVTDADHADGGEALHERIKTVERQLLVDVVGRLAREGHRIEDRKVWIPA; encoded by the coding sequence GTGGCCGCCGCATCCACGCTCGCCTTCCCGCCCCCGTCCGACCGCCCGGCCCGGCTGGTGGTCCTGGTGTCCGGCTCCGGCACCAACCTCCAGGCCCTGATCGACGCCGTCGCCGACCCCGCCTTCGGGGCCGAGATCGTCGCCGTCGGCGCCGACCGGGACGGTATCGCCGGTCTGGAGCGCGCCGAGAAGGCCGGCATCCCCACCTTCGTCCACCGGGTCAAGGACCACGCGGGCCGTGCCGACTGGGATGCCGCGCTGACCGCCTCCGTGCAGTCCTGGCAGCCCGACCTGGTGGTCACCGCGGGCTTCATGAAGATCCTCGGGGCCGGCTTCATCGCCGCCTACGCCGGACGGATCGTCAACACCCACCCCGCCCTGCTGCCCGCCTTCCCCGGCGCCCACGGTGTCACCGACGCGCTGGCGTACGGGGTGAAGGTCACCGGCTGCACCGTCCACCTGGTCGACGCCGGGGTGGACACCGGGCCGATCATCGCGCAGGGCGTCGTGGAGGTCACCGACGCCGACCATGCCGATGGCGGCGAAGCGCTGCACGAGCGCATCAAGACTGTCGAGCGCCAGTTGCTCGTCGACGTCGTGGGCCGCCTGGCCCGTGAAGGTCACCGCATCGAAGACCGAAAGGTATGGATTCCGGCATGA
- a CDS encoding RDD family protein, translating to MSYPPDPNNPYGQPQQAPYGVPPQGPYGQQQPVYGYPQQPAPGYGFPQQAAPYGYAPVAPPVLASWGSRVGAYFIDFLIVGIPVIICYVIGIAMVVTKVQNACTTDAYGYTSCDTSSGNISGGGLAVIAVGALVSLVLGIWQLVREGSTGQSVGKKAVGIKLVRELDGQVLGFGMAFVRKLAHFLDNMLCGLGYLWPLWDDKSQTFADKVTSSLVIRA from the coding sequence GTGTCCTACCCGCCCGACCCCAACAACCCCTACGGCCAGCCGCAGCAGGCGCCGTACGGCGTCCCGCCGCAGGGTCCGTACGGCCAGCAGCAGCCGGTCTACGGCTACCCGCAGCAGCCCGCCCCCGGGTACGGGTTCCCGCAGCAGGCCGCGCCGTACGGGTACGCCCCGGTGGCGCCGCCGGTGCTGGCGAGCTGGGGATCGCGGGTGGGTGCGTACTTCATCGACTTCCTGATCGTCGGCATCCCCGTGATCATCTGCTACGTCATCGGCATCGCCATGGTGGTCACCAAGGTGCAGAACGCCTGCACCACCGACGCGTACGGCTACACGAGCTGCGACACGTCCTCCGGCAACATCAGCGGCGGCGGCCTGGCCGTGATCGCGGTCGGCGCCCTGGTCAGCCTGGTGCTGGGCATCTGGCAGCTGGTCCGCGAGGGCAGCACCGGCCAGAGCGTCGGCAAGAAGGCCGTCGGCATCAAGCTGGTCCGCGAACTCGACGGGCAGGTGCTGGGCTTCGGCATGGCCTTCGTCCGCAAGCTGGCGCACTTCCTGGACAACATGCTCTGCGGCCTCGGCTACCTGTGGCCGCTGTGGGACGACAAGAGCCAGACCTTCGCCGACAAGGTCACCAGCAGCCTGGTGATCCGCGCCTGA
- a CDS encoding cell division protein PerM, whose protein sequence is MTHHLTGRPIPGHVGTPASGPALAGATAALLGLALTGVPVLVLWVLTATPQDSAADAARLAGALWLLAHGGPLTRGGAGAPLSLTPLLLTLAAVLLLRRAGARAAATAGVRSATVPAALCAGYLAVALPVALACRGAGALRAEPLPDLLAVALLGYGSAALGARTGPRWWPALRRRVRRLSERLLTGLLGRLPERWSRAVRRPELLPPPTAVGQAAAAGLLTLLAGGALLFGTALLLRADATDPAVRELSAGSLPGVLGLLLTCLLLAPNAVLWATGYALGPGFRLGADTVVAPGQVRLGVLPDFPLFALAPTSASGWQRLVLLVPLLAGAVAAGLLGRVAAAVGPHPEDGSDAAPWRPATTALAGLATSLTAGTAVAAAGWLAQGAVGTGRMAELGPSWACGLAAAGWFALVTVPGATALRWWLLRRAEAEQDWAQAELDWAAPEGRPARGRGWPVLRWWLLRRAEAGPEPDWAAPVERSKEQSTEQCTGHSTERSTGHSTGQSARSAALGDRLRRLTGRVRGG, encoded by the coding sequence ATGACGCACCACCTGACGGGCCGTCCGATCCCGGGCCACGTCGGCACACCGGCGTCCGGACCGGCTCTCGCCGGCGCCACGGCCGCGCTGCTCGGACTGGCCCTCACCGGTGTGCCGGTGCTGGTCCTGTGGGTGCTCACGGCCACCCCGCAGGACAGCGCCGCCGACGCCGCCCGACTGGCCGGCGCGCTCTGGCTGCTCGCCCACGGCGGGCCGCTGACCAGGGGCGGCGCCGGTGCGCCGCTCTCCCTCACCCCGCTGCTGCTCACCCTGGCCGCCGTCCTGCTGCTGCGCCGGGCCGGCGCCCGGGCGGCCGCGACGGCCGGCGTGCGGTCCGCCACCGTGCCGGCCGCGCTCTGCGCCGGGTACCTGGCGGTGGCGCTGCCGGTGGCGCTGGCCTGCCGGGGCGCGGGGGCGCTGCGCGCCGAGCCGCTGCCGGACCTGCTGGCGGTCGCCCTGCTCGGCTACGGATCGGCCGCGCTGGGCGCCCGCACCGGACCGCGCTGGTGGCCCGCCCTGCGGCGCCGCGTCCGGCGGCTGAGCGAGCGCCTGCTCACCGGTCTGCTCGGGCGCCTGCCCGAGCGCTGGAGCCGGGCGGTGCGTCGGCCCGAGCTGCTGCCGCCGCCGACCGCCGTCGGCCAGGCCGCGGCCGCCGGACTGCTCACCCTGCTCGCCGGCGGCGCGCTGCTCTTCGGCACGGCCCTGCTGCTGCGCGCCGACGCCACCGACCCGGCCGTGCGCGAGCTGTCCGCCGGCAGCCTGCCCGGGGTGCTCGGCCTGCTGCTCACCTGCCTGCTGCTGGCACCCAACGCCGTGCTCTGGGCCACCGGCTACGCGCTCGGCCCGGGCTTTCGACTCGGCGCCGACACGGTGGTGGCCCCCGGTCAGGTGCGGCTCGGCGTGCTGCCCGACTTCCCGCTCTTCGCACTGGCGCCGACCAGCGCCTCCGGCTGGCAGCGCCTGGTCCTGCTGGTCCCGCTGCTGGCGGGCGCGGTGGCCGCCGGACTGCTCGGGCGGGTGGCCGCCGCCGTCGGCCCGCACCCCGAGGACGGGAGCGACGCCGCGCCGTGGCGGCCGGCCACCACCGCGCTGGCCGGCCTGGCCACCTCGCTGACCGCGGGCACCGCCGTGGCAGCGGCCGGCTGGCTCGCCCAGGGCGCGGTCGGCACCGGGCGGATGGCCGAGCTGGGCCCGTCCTGGGCCTGCGGACTGGCCGCGGCCGGCTGGTTCGCGCTGGTCACCGTTCCCGGTGCCACCGCCCTGCGCTGGTGGCTGCTGCGCCGCGCCGAGGCCGAGCAGGACTGGGCGCAGGCCGAACTGGACTGGGCCGCGCCCGAGGGAAGGCCGGCTCGGGGGCGCGGCTGGCCGGTGTTGCGCTGGTGGCTGCTGCGCCGCGCCGAGGCCGGGCCCGAGCCGGACTGGGCCGCCCCGGTCGAACGGTCCAAGGAGCAGTCCACCGAGCAGTGCACTGGGCACTCCACTGAGCGCTCCACTGGGCACTCCACCGGGCAGTCCGCCCGGTCGGCCGCGCTCGGCGACCGGCTGCGTCGGCTCACCGGACGGGTGCGCGGCGGCTGA
- a CDS encoding RDD family protein — MSNPYEQQPGYQPNLDPNYAYTPQPQAPVLANWGQRLGSGLIDWLIVVIPTVAIAAVTNQLLGNLVSLAALIAFGYMEGTTGQTPGKKVVGLRTAKYADGALLGVGIGILRRVLHILDALACFLGYFWPIWDEKRQTFADKIVGSVVVVSK, encoded by the coding sequence ATGAGCAACCCGTACGAGCAGCAGCCGGGCTACCAGCCCAACCTCGACCCGAACTACGCCTACACCCCGCAGCCGCAGGCTCCGGTGCTGGCCAACTGGGGCCAGCGGCTGGGCTCGGGCCTGATCGACTGGCTGATCGTCGTCATACCGACCGTCGCCATCGCCGCCGTCACCAACCAGCTGCTCGGCAACCTGGTCAGCCTGGCGGCTCTGATCGCCTTCGGCTACATGGAGGGCACCACCGGCCAGACCCCCGGCAAGAAGGTCGTGGGCCTGCGCACCGCCAAGTACGCGGACGGCGCGCTGCTCGGCGTCGGCATCGGCATCCTGCGCCGGGTCCTGCACATCCTGGACGCACTCGCCTGCTTCCTCGGCTACTTCTGGCCGATCTGGGACGAGAAGCGCCAGACCTTCGCCGACAAGATCGTCGGCTCGGTGGTCGTCGTCTCCAAGTGA
- the trpS gene encoding tryptophan--tRNA ligase has product MVNEAVNGPAKVRPRVLSGIQPTSGSFHLGNYLGAVRQWVDLQEANDAFYMVVDLHAITVPQDPAVLRENTRVSVAQLLGAGLDPERCTLFVQSQVPEHAQLGWVMNCLTGFGEAARMTQFKDKSAKQGSDSTTVGLFTYPILQVADILLYQADAVPVGEDQRQHLELTRDLAERFNSRFQPTFTLPKAYILKETAKILDLQDPTAKMSKSASSPKGLVNLLDEPKVSAKKFKSAVTDTDTVVSYDEEKKAGVSNLLRIHAALSGQSVDQLVAHFDGKMYGALKTELAELFSEWVLPFQERTRTYLDDPAELDRVLAVGAEKAREVASVTLETVFDRIGFLPAAKR; this is encoded by the coding sequence ATGGTCAACGAAGCGGTCAACGGTCCGGCGAAGGTTCGCCCCCGGGTGCTCTCCGGCATCCAGCCCACCTCTGGCTCGTTCCACCTGGGCAACTACCTCGGCGCGGTGCGCCAGTGGGTGGATCTGCAGGAGGCCAACGACGCCTTCTACATGGTGGTCGACCTGCATGCGATCACCGTGCCGCAGGACCCGGCGGTGCTGCGGGAGAACACCCGGGTGTCGGTGGCGCAGCTGCTCGGCGCCGGTCTGGACCCGGAGCGGTGCACCCTGTTCGTCCAGTCCCAGGTGCCCGAGCACGCGCAGCTCGGCTGGGTGATGAACTGCCTGACCGGTTTCGGCGAGGCCGCCCGGATGACCCAGTTCAAGGACAAGTCGGCCAAGCAGGGCAGCGACAGCACCACGGTCGGCCTGTTCACCTACCCGATCCTTCAGGTCGCCGACATCCTGCTGTACCAGGCGGACGCGGTGCCGGTCGGCGAGGACCAGCGCCAGCACCTGGAGCTGACCCGGGACCTGGCCGAGCGCTTCAACAGCCGCTTCCAGCCCACCTTCACGCTGCCCAAGGCCTACATCCTCAAGGAGACGGCGAAGATCCTGGACCTCCAGGACCCGACGGCCAAGATGAGCAAGTCGGCCTCCTCGCCCAAGGGCCTGGTCAACCTGCTGGACGAGCCGAAGGTCAGCGCCAAGAAGTTCAAGAGCGCGGTGACCGACACCGACACGGTGGTCTCCTACGACGAGGAGAAGAAGGCCGGCGTCTCCAACCTGCTGCGGATCCACGCCGCACTCAGCGGGCAGAGCGTGGACCAGCTGGTGGCGCACTTCGACGGCAAGATGTACGGCGCGCTCAAGACCGAGCTGGCCGAGCTGTTCAGCGAGTGGGTGCTGCCCTTCCAGGAGCGGACCCGGACCTACCTGGACGACCCGGCCGAGCTGGACCGGGTGCTCGCGGTGGGCGCCGAGAAGGCCCGCGAGGTGGCGTCGGTGACCCTGGAGACGGTCTTCGACCGGATCGGCTTCCTGCCGGCCGCCAAGCGCTGA